One genomic segment of Rubripirellula amarantea includes these proteins:
- a CDS encoding Y-family DNA polymerase: protein MPPSQRHLCIWLPNWPIQRRRQEQVQRAAELKTQSEQDDSSSQTNPPLQTGLPSTDSDAADSCANDSCATDSGAKELNAGDRPVSNAPFLLWNEKPPRGRLVVACCPVARKLGIRVGMPIAQASELCAIKQGDVVPLVEKHDPDADREVFGRLAETFQDILTPLIAVEELDAKPWAGHPRQQSESLCCDITGAAHLLGGEAGVLRHATESLQAMNLAACMAIADHWGTAWAVAHEGPWCLRPADNLPPRSFIVPSGEAESAIVELPVRALRIEQATVDTLARLGVERVGHLLKLPRSGIAPRLGMPLVRRIEQALGEVAEPLGVHHAEAEHCESWDLEYPTMDQEILVDRARRLLERIKGGLATRKRGAQRLTCRLDLSVHPPLILEIGLFAPTTDVDHLGGLFANRLESLRLRSDVTRLTISVSLSAPLRTTQVSLFSHDPLAPQSPLEISGAKSGSSLGRLVDLLSGRLGRDRVVEVRLCRDPLPENAFDTSPLAGTRRLTLKTASRSHHRRRSSSRSSFHSSDSSGDLSGDRLLGGRSKSFKGVTQDHDFRDSGIEFDDSGGREASGIRYRGGGVSSKSADDAALLGPSPSDAMRRPLSLLATPVAMEVALVGGSFCREVFSPQLPERFKINGTVYRIKDHWGPERIETGWWSGALICRDYYRVLTAGHQWWWIYRGTERHRSFETDLADDSTYASEQRFRWFLHGRFA from the coding sequence ATGCCCCCATCTCAACGTCATCTGTGCATCTGGCTTCCGAATTGGCCCATCCAAAGACGTCGTCAGGAACAGGTTCAAAGAGCCGCCGAGCTTAAAACGCAATCGGAACAAGATGACTCGTCGAGTCAAACCAATCCGCCTTTGCAAACTGGCCTGCCTTCAACTGACTCGGACGCAGCTGACTCGTGCGCAAATGACTCGTGCGCAACTGATTCGGGCGCAAAAGAATTGAACGCGGGGGATCGCCCCGTTTCAAACGCTCCGTTTTTGCTTTGGAACGAAAAGCCGCCCCGCGGACGGTTGGTGGTGGCTTGTTGTCCGGTGGCAAGGAAATTGGGTATCCGAGTGGGGATGCCGATCGCTCAGGCGTCAGAGCTTTGCGCCATCAAGCAAGGTGATGTCGTGCCGCTCGTGGAAAAGCATGATCCCGATGCCGACCGAGAAGTGTTTGGTCGGTTGGCGGAAACCTTTCAAGACATCCTAACGCCATTGATTGCGGTCGAAGAACTCGACGCAAAGCCCTGGGCTGGGCATCCACGCCAGCAGAGCGAATCGCTTTGTTGCGATATCACCGGGGCGGCGCATTTATTGGGCGGTGAAGCTGGGGTGTTGCGTCACGCTACTGAATCTCTTCAGGCGATGAATTTGGCGGCTTGCATGGCAATCGCGGATCACTGGGGGACAGCTTGGGCGGTGGCGCACGAAGGGCCATGGTGCCTTCGGCCGGCGGACAATTTGCCGCCGCGGAGTTTTATCGTGCCATCGGGTGAGGCTGAATCGGCGATCGTCGAGTTACCCGTTCGAGCGTTAAGGATTGAACAGGCGACGGTCGATACGTTGGCCCGATTGGGAGTCGAACGGGTTGGGCATTTGCTAAAGCTTCCTCGCAGCGGCATCGCACCAAGACTCGGGATGCCTCTTGTGCGACGGATCGAGCAAGCGCTAGGCGAAGTCGCTGAGCCGCTCGGGGTGCATCACGCCGAGGCCGAGCATTGTGAATCATGGGACCTAGAATACCCCACGATGGATCAAGAGATTCTGGTGGACCGAGCTCGCCGATTGCTGGAAAGGATCAAGGGCGGGTTGGCAACACGAAAGCGTGGGGCACAACGCTTAACGTGTCGCCTGGACCTTTCGGTCCACCCGCCACTGATCCTAGAAATCGGTTTATTCGCACCGACCACAGACGTGGATCATCTTGGTGGTCTGTTTGCGAATCGTTTAGAGTCACTCCGTCTTCGCAGCGATGTTACTCGTTTAACCATTTCGGTGTCTCTGTCTGCTCCTTTGCGAACGACTCAAGTTTCTCTGTTTTCTCATGATCCGCTTGCACCTCAGTCGCCTCTTGAAATCTCCGGTGCAAAATCCGGGTCTTCACTCGGTCGGTTGGTGGATTTGTTGAGCGGTCGATTGGGCCGTGATCGTGTGGTTGAAGTTCGCCTGTGTCGCGACCCGCTTCCCGAGAACGCGTTTGACACTAGCCCCTTAGCGGGAACACGGCGTTTGACTCTCAAGACAGCTTCTCGTTCACATCATCGACGTCGTTCGTCGTCTCGTTCGTCGTTTCATTCCTCGGATAGTTCTGGTGATTTATCAGGAGACCGTTTGTTAGGCGGTCGGTCAAAAAGTTTTAAAGGTGTCACCCAGGATCACGACTTCCGCGATTCGGGAATTGAGTTTGATGATTCAGGTGGCCGTGAGGCTAGTGGGATTCGGTATCGAGGCGGTGGCGTTAGTTCAAAGTCGGCGGATGATGCGGCATTGCTAGGACCATCACCCAGTGACGCGATGCGTCGTCCGTTGTCATTGTTGGCCACGCCCGTGGCAATGGAAGTCGCGTTGGTTGGTGGTTCGTTCTGTCGTGAAGTCTTTTCGCCGCAGCTACCCGAACGTTTCAAAATCAATGGCACCGTGTACAGGATAAAGGACCACTGGGGACCAGAGCGAATTGAAACGGGATGGTGGAGTGGGGCATTGATCTGTCGCGATTACTACCGCGTGCTTACCGCAGGTCATCAGTGGTGGTGGATTTATCGTGGAACAGAGCGACACAGAAGTTTTGAAACGGATCTAGCTGACGATAGTACTTACGCAAGCGAACAAAGATTCCGTTGGTTCTTGCACGGACGCTTTGCGTGA
- the ispG gene encoding (E)-4-hydroxy-3-methylbut-2-enyl-diphosphate synthase — MKITRNPSRAVAIGSIVIGDGNPIAVQSMTATKTQNIDATVAQAEAYRQAGAGVVRIAVDSDKDAAALAEIRAQTTANLAVDLQENFKLAELVAPYVDKIRYNPGHLYHHQKDKTWQEKVTFIVNQAKEHDCAIRIGVNCGSVDPAKKEKYDHSDSISPMLESALEHCDFVDSLGFDRYVVSLKDSDPRLVIDVNKQFAQRRPDVPLHLGVTEAGMPPDGIVKTRIAFEQLIGKGIGDTIRVSLTLPNDRKPEEVVAGQSIIDDIHAGRVRSVVVFDDTKLNIISCPSCSRVENEAFIDLAESVKEMTEYAKDHQITIAVMGCRVNGPGETDEADLGLWCGPAKVNLKKGTEALGAFGYDEILPRLRLELDQIIAAKSS, encoded by the coding sequence ATGAAGATCACCCGCAATCCAAGCCGCGCCGTCGCCATCGGTTCCATCGTCATCGGCGATGGCAATCCCATTGCGGTGCAAAGCATGACGGCGACCAAAACCCAGAACATCGATGCCACCGTCGCCCAGGCGGAAGCTTACCGACAAGCCGGCGCTGGCGTGGTTCGAATTGCGGTCGATAGCGACAAAGACGCTGCGGCACTAGCTGAAATTCGCGCTCAAACAACGGCCAACCTCGCCGTTGACTTGCAAGAGAATTTCAAGCTCGCCGAACTCGTGGCGCCGTATGTGGACAAGATCCGGTACAACCCCGGTCACTTGTATCACCATCAAAAAGACAAGACTTGGCAAGAGAAGGTGACATTCATTGTCAACCAAGCCAAAGAACACGATTGCGCGATCCGCATTGGTGTCAATTGCGGCAGCGTGGACCCCGCGAAAAAAGAGAAGTACGACCATAGCGATTCGATTTCGCCGATGCTTGAAAGTGCGTTGGAACACTGCGACTTCGTCGATTCGTTGGGCTTTGATCGCTATGTCGTCTCGCTCAAAGACAGCGACCCCCGCTTAGTGATCGACGTCAACAAACAGTTCGCTCAACGACGTCCTGACGTTCCGCTGCACCTCGGGGTCACGGAAGCTGGAATGCCGCCCGATGGCATCGTCAAAACTCGCATCGCCTTTGAACAACTGATTGGAAAAGGAATTGGCGATACGATTCGAGTTTCGTTAACGCTTCCCAACGATCGCAAGCCCGAGGAAGTCGTTGCTGGTCAATCGATCATTGATGACATTCATGCAGGCCGAGTGCGTAGCGTTGTGGTGTTCGACGATACAAAATTGAACATCATCAGTTGCCCAAGTTGTTCACGCGTCGAGAACGAAGCCTTTATCGACCTGGCGGAAAGCGTCAAAGAGATGACCGAGTACGCGAAGGATCATCAAATCACGATCGCAGTAATGGGATGCCGAGTCAACGGTCCCGGCGAAACCGATGAAGCCGATTTGGGCCTGTGGTGCGGTCCGGCCAAGGTGAACCTTAAGAAGGGGACCGAAGCCCTTGGTGCCTTCGGCTACGATGAGATCCTTCCCCGACTCAGACTTGAACTCGATCAAATCATCGCCGCAAAATCGAGCTAG
- a CDS encoding type II secretion system F family protein — MVRLNDQQFANLLDELAYAAAHDLPLPETLDRLRDQRLGKVAKAAEAISERLKQGVALDDAIAIVDSPMTGSVQTALSVCRRTRDATHSVSHALDHRLLSRLSDHLRRRSHLSQLTRLAWAYPVILLLAAYAVLVGVIAPLVRNSLDANEIWAPWLNRMADFFHHNAWWPPIILVVVVFALAKLLRRRVFVSQPSRTSLFCASLADQLEVGVPESEAIIAAAKLSNQQEIIKGDAPKLSDAPTATLIRQATGIGTDIGPVEHTEGIVTGLRILSLQYDDKSHARQRWSTTIIPQIVTLVLGAGFILAYAYSVLRPIYLEVEQW; from the coding sequence ATGGTTCGACTCAACGATCAACAGTTCGCGAACTTACTCGACGAGTTGGCCTATGCGGCGGCGCATGACTTGCCGTTGCCCGAAACCCTAGACCGGCTACGGGATCAGCGATTGGGAAAGGTGGCCAAGGCTGCTGAAGCGATTTCCGAACGACTGAAGCAGGGCGTCGCACTGGACGATGCGATTGCAATCGTTGATTCACCAATGACGGGCTCAGTGCAAACAGCGTTAAGCGTTTGCCGGAGGACGCGTGACGCCACCCATTCAGTATCCCATGCGCTCGATCACCGTCTGCTGAGTCGATTGAGCGATCACCTGCGCCGCCGCTCGCACCTGAGCCAACTCACTCGCTTGGCATGGGCCTACCCAGTCATCCTATTGCTTGCCGCCTATGCAGTATTAGTCGGTGTGATTGCACCTTTGGTTCGAAACAGTTTGGATGCGAATGAGATCTGGGCACCGTGGTTGAACCGGATGGCTGACTTCTTTCATCACAATGCGTGGTGGCCTCCGATCATTCTCGTTGTCGTCGTCTTTGCACTCGCCAAATTGCTGCGTCGACGGGTGTTTGTTTCTCAGCCTTCTCGCACGAGCCTGTTTTGCGCTTCACTCGCCGATCAATTGGAAGTGGGCGTTCCTGAATCCGAAGCAATCATCGCAGCCGCAAAACTGTCAAACCAACAAGAGATTATCAAAGGCGACGCACCCAAATTGTCTGATGCTCCCACGGCCACTTTGATTCGCCAAGCCACCGGTATTGGCACCGACATCGGCCCAGTGGAACACACCGAAGGCATCGTCACGGGGCTACGCATTTTAAGTTTGCAGTACGATGACAAATCGCACGCGCGACAGCGTTGGTCAACGACAATCATTCCGCAAATCGTCACTCTCGTACTCGGCGCAGGTTTTATTTTGGCTTACGCCTATTCCGTCCTGCGACCTATCTATCTGGAGGTCGAGCAGTGGTAA
- a CDS encoding type II secretion system F family protein, translated as MINRPIRIAIWVIALLGVLSVFTFIFPSLMGWILSLLTFSAIFEYKGHRFRHTVQSFNDVLESVARHGGDVTSVAVSFSRKGPLSGRCYEFARRLMMGQEPLEAAARARVPLQLSTAVALQGGMQQADDGEAISTDLTRTDLIHGNLDQSLDRYRREVGSSVNGVGRNLYLFITVLVALLVTSFLEVFVRPTIVQLLEEFEIGDPKYIEFLTTTPISLAFVAMAAFFLVIRPVLRRGRIGKLKLPRWIPESSTVARNQSQLLHGLADAVDSGWPIGRALTVAHVIAIDPGQRNRLQQAMEWIEQGKTPGQAIAQAGWIDNADVPWIDGAAPSRITSILRMIGDRNLRDSMIRRGWINSILFPVCIFTLAALVGTYAVGFMQALMELINYGAIQ; from the coding sequence ATGATCAATCGCCCCATTCGAATTGCAATTTGGGTCATAGCACTGCTGGGCGTGTTAAGCGTATTCACGTTTATCTTCCCATCGTTGATGGGCTGGATTCTTTCGCTGCTCACGTTTTCGGCAATCTTCGAATACAAAGGGCATCGGTTTCGTCATACGGTGCAGTCATTCAATGACGTTTTGGAATCCGTGGCTCGACATGGCGGAGACGTTACTTCGGTAGCGGTCTCGTTTTCCCGCAAAGGACCACTAAGTGGTCGTTGCTATGAATTTGCGAGGCGATTGATGATGGGCCAGGAACCTCTCGAAGCCGCAGCAAGAGCTCGCGTGCCGTTGCAACTGTCAACCGCAGTGGCGTTGCAGGGAGGGATGCAACAGGCCGACGATGGTGAAGCGATCTCAACGGACCTGACACGCACTGACTTGATCCATGGCAATCTTGACCAATCGCTCGACCGGTACCGTCGTGAAGTAGGTTCCAGCGTTAACGGTGTTGGCCGCAATTTGTATTTGTTCATCACGGTACTTGTCGCGTTGCTGGTAACATCTTTTTTGGAAGTCTTCGTTCGTCCAACCATTGTGCAGCTACTCGAAGAGTTCGAAATCGGCGATCCGAAGTACATTGAATTCTTGACGACCACTCCAATTTCCCTTGCCTTTGTCGCGATGGCGGCTTTCTTCCTTGTCATCCGTCCCGTACTGCGACGTGGCAGAATCGGTAAATTGAAGCTCCCACGATGGATCCCAGAGAGCTCGACAGTCGCTCGCAACCAGTCGCAACTGCTACATGGACTTGCTGACGCCGTGGACTCGGGTTGGCCCATCGGCCGCGCTTTGACGGTTGCCCATGTGATCGCAATCGACCCTGGTCAACGGAATCGACTTCAACAGGCGATGGAATGGATTGAGCAAGGGAAAACGCCGGGGCAAGCGATTGCGCAGGCCGGTTGGATTGACAACGCCGATGTCCCCTGGATCGATGGAGCAGCACCGTCACGAATTACGTCCATTCTGCGAATGATCGGCGATCGCAACCTTCGCGATTCAATGATCCGAAGAGGATGGATCAATAGCATCTTGTTTCCCGTCTGCATTTTCACTCTTGCAGCATTGGTAGGGACCTACGCCGTAGGATTCATGCAAGCGCTAATGGAACTGATTAACTATGGAGCCATCCAGTGA
- the hflX gene encoding GTPase HflX produces MQKTYKVQDDEPERSILARLITPDQNPGDDPLEELHGLATTAGTDVVDELVQRRSSADHSTYMGKGKVEELRLMVQKHDADLIVFDNDLTPAQIRNLEKATGAKVIDRTELILDIFAAGARTHESRLAVELAQLEYSLPRLKRMWTHLSRQAMGVGMRGPGEKQLEVDRRLAQKRISDLKAELKQVEERRERQVSARKEAPTVSLVGYTNAGKSTLMNALTDANVLAQDKLFATLDTRTRRWNLPGWGTVLLSDTVGFIRDLPHSLVASFKSTLEETRQADLLLHVADASSPTVFDQIAAVYAVLKELGIEEKDTLLVLNKIDAIHNPAILNRVLDRYPNAIPVSARSNKGLGCLIEAVGEALGREFLDIAVEVAPSDGKLLGYLSSKGEVLSREFGDESTIVHVRMPAGAMGPVHKSALSIKPSTLMDEAKAAEEASANSSEVA; encoded by the coding sequence GTGCAGAAAACATACAAAGTCCAAGATGACGAGCCGGAACGCAGCATCTTGGCAAGGTTAATTACGCCTGACCAGAATCCAGGCGATGACCCTCTCGAAGAACTCCATGGATTGGCCACTACCGCAGGAACCGATGTTGTCGACGAATTGGTTCAACGGCGTAGCAGCGCTGATCATTCAACGTACATGGGGAAGGGCAAAGTAGAAGAGCTTCGCTTGATGGTTCAAAAGCATGATGCTGATCTGATCGTCTTCGACAACGATCTGACGCCCGCGCAAATTCGAAATCTCGAAAAAGCAACCGGTGCCAAGGTCATTGACCGAACCGAATTGATTCTCGACATCTTTGCTGCCGGTGCTCGCACTCACGAATCTCGATTGGCGGTCGAGTTGGCGCAGCTTGAATACTCGCTGCCACGTTTGAAGCGAATGTGGACTCACCTGTCGCGTCAGGCGATGGGTGTCGGCATGCGGGGTCCGGGTGAAAAGCAACTTGAAGTTGACCGTCGTTTAGCTCAAAAGCGCATCTCGGACTTGAAGGCCGAACTCAAGCAAGTTGAAGAACGTCGCGAACGCCAAGTTTCTGCCCGCAAGGAAGCGCCAACGGTTTCGCTGGTCGGTTACACCAACGCGGGCAAAAGCACTTTGATGAACGCGTTGACCGACGCGAACGTTCTTGCGCAAGACAAACTGTTTGCAACGCTCGACACAAGAACTCGCCGTTGGAACCTGCCTGGCTGGGGAACGGTATTGCTTTCCGATACGGTTGGATTCATTCGTGACTTGCCTCACTCGCTGGTTGCAAGCTTCAAGTCTACGCTCGAAGAGACTCGTCAAGCTGATCTGTTGCTTCACGTTGCTGATGCAAGTAGCCCAACTGTGTTCGACCAAATCGCAGCCGTCTACGCAGTGCTAAAAGAACTTGGCATTGAAGAAAAAGACACGCTCTTGGTGCTCAACAAAATCGACGCGATTCACAATCCAGCCATCCTCAACCGAGTGCTCGACCGATATCCCAATGCGATTCCGGTTTCGGCACGAAGCAACAAAGGACTTGGCTGCCTGATTGAAGCGGTCGGCGAAGCGTTGGGCCGCGAGTTTCTTGACATTGCCGTGGAAGTGGCTCCGTCGGATGGCAAACTTCTTGGTTATTTGTCGTCCAAAGGCGAGGTGCTATCCCGCGAATTTGGCGACGAATCCACCATCGTCCACGTCCGAATGCCAGCCGGCGCGATGGGGCCGGTTCACAAATCAGCCCTGTCGATTAAACCCAGCACCTTGATGGATGAAGCGAAGGCGGCCGAGGAAGCTTCGGCAAATTCGTCCGAAGTGGCTTAG
- a CDS encoding ImuA family protein, with translation MSTQQTFEFLAPPIAPTKPQRTRLTDLPGKPRFRAPSQAESQTPSQAQSQTQPQTQSPALSSVFSAPAPSPDALMRSHGASTRPSGALTRASGNQVATPVDRSAVLADLRKRAGCLSSAATQVHRADIYSTGCSGIDAMLPQGGLRIGTVTEWVSEHDSSGASAISLATIAARMKDTNVQGPLVVISEANYFYPPAAEAIGIDLKRVIWAKAQTHADTVWAIDQALRCPAVAVVWARVGGGLDDRDARRFQLAAEEGQTSAVLVRPRTVRGRPTFADVRLHVAPEMHVSQQNKTNGVLTTNQSPFVSRVTLDRCRGSASGCFVDVMIDDHGQLQAVKVPKSTIYHAPISTSSVHLASELAHPKTSSGTGSKSRRA, from the coding sequence ATGTCGACTCAGCAAACCTTTGAATTTCTTGCTCCTCCGATCGCACCGACGAAGCCTCAACGAACTCGGTTGACTGATTTACCAGGAAAGCCTCGGTTCCGAGCCCCGTCGCAAGCCGAATCGCAAACCCCATCGCAGGCCCAGTCGCAAACCCAGCCGCAAACCCAGTCGCCGGCTCTTTCGTCTGTGTTCAGTGCTCCAGCACCGTCGCCTGACGCTCTGATGCGATCGCATGGCGCTTCGACACGTCCTTCTGGCGCTTTGACGCGGGCTTCGGGTAACCAGGTAGCTACTCCTGTTGACCGTTCGGCGGTGCTTGCGGACCTTCGCAAGCGAGCCGGTTGCCTTTCCTCAGCGGCGACCCAGGTTCATCGTGCTGATATTTATTCCACCGGATGTTCAGGCATCGACGCAATGTTGCCGCAAGGTGGATTACGAATCGGCACTGTCACCGAGTGGGTGTCCGAGCACGATTCGAGCGGTGCGTCAGCGATTTCGCTCGCTACGATTGCGGCCAGGATGAAAGATACGAACGTTCAAGGTCCGCTGGTGGTGATCAGCGAAGCCAACTATTTCTATCCACCCGCCGCCGAAGCGATCGGAATTGATCTTAAGCGAGTCATTTGGGCAAAAGCGCAAACGCACGCTGATACGGTGTGGGCAATCGATCAAGCACTGCGTTGTCCTGCGGTTGCCGTCGTTTGGGCGCGAGTGGGCGGTGGGCTCGACGATCGCGATGCCCGGCGTTTTCAGTTGGCGGCCGAAGAGGGACAAACTTCCGCTGTCCTTGTCCGCCCTCGCACCGTTCGCGGTCGACCGACGTTCGCGGATGTGCGACTGCATGTTGCACCTGAGATGCATGTGTCGCAGCAAAACAAGACCAACGGAGTGTTGACAACGAATCAATCCCCCTTTGTTTCCCGAGTGACATTGGACCGGTGTCGAGGGTCCGCGAGTGGTTGCTTCGTGGATGTCATGATCGACGACCACGGTCAATTGCAAGCTGTTAAAGTTCCAAAGTCGACGATCTACCATGCCCCCATCTCAACGTCATCTGTGCATCTGGCTTCCGAATTGGCCCATCCAAAGACGTCGTCAGGAACAGGTTCAAAGAGCCGCCGAGCTTAA
- a CDS encoding lipopolysaccharide assembly protein LapA domain-containing protein → MQKIRWFFLILLIGLGLTITVQNPTETDISVLLWTRALPLSVLLLLATGTGFLIGAIMTASMLRSRKTAAKRKEKERAKAEADAARASEPKSAKPSQEPNAEPTPLQG, encoded by the coding sequence ATGCAGAAAATCCGCTGGTTCTTTTTGATCCTGTTGATCGGGCTGGGGCTTACCATCACGGTCCAAAACCCAACCGAGACCGATATCAGCGTGCTGCTGTGGACTCGCGCTTTGCCGCTGTCGGTGCTGCTATTGCTGGCAACCGGGACCGGATTCTTAATAGGGGCAATCATGACAGCATCCATGCTGCGCAGCCGCAAAACGGCGGCCAAACGCAAAGAGAAAGAGCGGGCGAAAGCCGAGGCCGATGCCGCACGGGCATCGGAACCTAAATCAGCCAAGCCCAGCCAAGAACCCAACGCCGAACCCACACCGCTTCAGGGATAG